A single Syntrophales bacterium DNA region contains:
- a CDS encoding helix-hairpin-helix domain-containing protein has translation MNETVTKKDVIAILKDIGKLLELKGATPFKSLEYYSAARNIAATEEDINNALIPFVGARKMFIFYSLAVQFRG, from the coding sequence ATGAATGAAACGGTAACGAAAAAAGACGTCATTGCGATACTCAAAGATATCGGCAAGCTTCTTGAGCTGAAGGGTGCAACGCCATTCAAATCCCTGGAATATTACAGTGCGGCGAGAAACATTGCAGCGACGGAAGAAGATATCAACAACGCACTTATCCCGTTTGTCGGGGCAAGGAAAATGTTTATTTTTTATTCGCTCGCTGTTCAGTTCAGAGGATGA